CCGTGGTGGGCATTGCCGGTCTTGGCGTGGTGCTGATGGGGCTCGCCTATCTGCTCGGCGACGCGATCGAGAATCTTGGTCTTGCCACGCTGATCGTCGGGATCGTGACTCTCGTCATTGCAGCCATCCTTTACGCCGGCGCGCGCAAGAAGATGAACGCTGCGCACCTCTCGCCAGAGCGGAGCCGCAGGACGCTTGAGCGTACACCTGATGCCGTCCGCGGCGACCTCACTTCTGGAGCATAAGCCATGACCGACCAGACCTACCAGGATCCTGCGGAGATCGAAGCTGACA
This genomic stretch from Novosphingobium sp. 9U harbors:
- a CDS encoding phage holin family protein, which codes for MNNEPTPFPGSGSRSGAGSGQPQDNIVDLVRQLTSQGSHLAEQQLQLILAEVRETTSDLKVAVAGMLGAAVVGIAGLGVVLMGLAYLLGDAIENLGLATLIVGIVTLVIAAILYAGARKKMNAAHLSPERSRRTLERTPDAVRGDLTSGA